From the genome of Gambusia affinis linkage group LG04, SWU_Gaff_1.0, whole genome shotgun sequence:
CgccttcaatattttttatttaccgaCTAATGAAGATAATCCCATTAATCTCGTGCTGAAAAAAGAGAATTGTTGATCCCACTTAAATTTATTGCTTCAGTTAGTAACAAGGAACTGAATTATGTTCATCCAGGTTAATAATTATGCTACATTagataaacacaataaattaacttgTTTCCCATCACCAGTTATACCTGAGGGAAACATAAAGTCTTGGCTACCAATTAAATATTCCTTGAGACTTTGGATAACTCAAAAGGTAAAGTATGACTCAACAAAATCAGATTTGAACAGAAtaattcaaaatgttgttttttttctccattgaaAAGACTGGACTAATTACTAAGTGGTTGATATTCAGATTTTGCTGCTGCAATAGAAGAGTAATTTGATGCCTCTGTATCAGTGATAGCAACAGTTACTGTAACTAACTCATTTGAAttagcaggggaaaaaaaagttgtacgTCAAATAAAATacgtttaaaaatattaaaggctTTCTATTAAACCCTCTACAACTGAGTTTTAAAAGGAATCATATCTTGCAGCTCGTTTAAATAtacctttaaatttaaatttatcagTAAAGTTTGCGGCTGAATTACTgctggttgctatggaaactcttaagctctttttatttttaacgaAACTCTAAAGCTGTTTGAGGTTTACAAAACACTTAATGGGCACTTAGGGTCTAATTAATTTAGCCCCAGCAAGAAATGCTCAGTGGGACCAATTAGGAGTGATGTAATGAGGGCTGATATAGTTTATGCAAGATGATTAACTAAATACGTCAGGAAGTAAATATTCCAGGAAATACGTGGCTCTGCAAGCAGTTCTGGCCTAATCACTTTAATAACATGTGAATTTCTCtataactgttttttgttttgtttcatttattggcAGGGggcattgtgtgtgtgtgtgtgtgtgtgtgtgcgcgcaacTTTTGTGTTGAGTATATGATAAAGTTAGTTTGTCCTcagtttgtctaaaaatgtatAATCAATAccaagagttttgttttatttattttaaataagaagttATTTAGAATACATACACTGGAGTCTCatttgtgaagatttttttaatttactggaATGTTattattcacattattttaatcagatttctgaataaaaaacatcaatgtttttgatggaaagataaaacatttgcttgatgatttatattatttacatGCTTGGCTGACGGAAAACAAGCACAGTTTTGTgattggacaaaaaaaacaaacaaacaaaaaaaaaaaccttgagtTGAACGCAGCGACATTAAGCTTCAGTAATTTTAGCATGCAGCTCCTTCAGGTTCTCCGGGTCCGCTTCAGGCCCGTCCTCTGACGTGACATAACCCGGGTAAGTGGGGTGGAAGTGCGGGGAGCGCGGCGTGGCGGCTCCGTTTCCTTCCCCTGACGGCGAAGGTGACAGCAGCGGGATCAGCTTGGCGTGAGCGTAGTCGATTTCAAAGCCCTCGAAAATGAGCCCCACCCCCCAGGCGCCGAGTCCTTCCTCCAAGAGCAGCGACACCTTCCTGGCGGCCGACGCCAGCGCTTCGTAGTCTCCTCTCTGCAGTCTGAAtatgtcagaggtcagaggtcgccGCGGAACCAGCACGGTGAAGCCGGGGGAGTTGGGGAAAGGAGTGAGAAAGGCGACGTGGCTTTCGTCCTCCCACACGCGCCACTGCTTCTCCTCCCCTCGGACGATGCGCGAGAAGAGGCCGGCGTGAGCCGGGTCGTCGCCCAGGAACGTGAGGTCGGGCGGCGCGTCGGGGAGCGGCAGCCTCGCCCTGATCCGGTTCTGAACGTCAGTCAGGCTGGAGTCGCTCCATCGAGGAGCCGTTTTGGAGGTGCAGTATCCCGGGTCGTGAGCGTTGTGCTCCTCTTCTCCGGCCAGGTGGGGGCGCCACTCTGCGTCCAGACCGTGGAGGGGCAGGACACGGATCTGTTGGGAGCAGAGCGAATTCAACTTGATCaaccaaagcattgcaaaccAAGAACACCTGAAGTGGAAAAGATATGCAGAAgacatttattacttttaacGTCCCAGTATTTAAGCTCAAAGGTTACAAAGGTTAGCTAGTTGCGCTAACCTTAAAGTGCAACTAGCTTTTTTGTTAGCTGTGCCCACTGctgcgtttcttttttttaaacgacGGCAGATAATAATAAAGTATTATACTATAATATAAGACATTCATTAGTATGGTTAAGATATGAATTATCTATTTAGGATGGACTTGGGCAATAGGTGTTAATAAGTAAGTGGTAGATTTAATATAGAACTTTAGGTAAACGTTCTTACTAAGCAGAATATTCGTCGTTTTAGGTGTTAGCTGCAGCTTAACAAGATAACATTCAGACTGTCTCCATAGTGATCTAGCGagctagctagttagcctgcAGGTATGTTATAGCTTTCACAACAGTAGCTTCAAAACATGAGTGATCGGTAGAGTTCGTTTGGGTTCTGCAAAAATGAATTTTGCAGCTGGAATCGTCTAACAGACTCGTAATTTGCAATGGCCAGCAAATTCCAACTCCATTTGCACCTCCTCTTGCCTCTGTGTGATAGAAACTAGCCCCCATGGCTAAGGGCAAATCCTTTAAATCGgagtttatttttcctccagagTAATTCTTCTCACCTGAGCAGGTCTGTCTCTGTGGGGTCTGCTGACCAGAGCACACCTCCGAACACCCAGCCTGTCACACAGCAGCTCAGCGACGGTCCTCGCCCCCAGCAGCCAGGCGGAGCACTCGGACTCGCTGAGGTGGAAGATGCTGCCTCCCGCGCCGCCCGGAGAACTGCTCTCCAGGATCACGGAGCCCGGGGTCCAGGGCCGGGGGTTCAGGTAGGCCACCAGCCCCTCGGACTGCCAGATCACATGACGAGACAGAGCGGAGGACATGCTGCGGAGCCGAGAGACGTAGGAGGACATAGATGAGGTTACCGTCCAGGTGGAACtggagagttttttttaatcgttTAACGTCgttaaaagaaattttgaatGAGTGCTTTACAGATTTCCTGCGTATTCTGATATTAGCACAGACGAACATTTCAATTTTCTCCAATACTCTGAAGCAACTTGGTTATTCATGGAAAACACTCCATGTCCCTCCGACCTGTAATGCATGTGAGGTAGCgtcaaaacaaatataaatcgattgttgaaataatcgtcCAAGGATTTAGTAGTCGATTCATCGTTAACAGGAGTGTACAGAACAATATACTCAGAGCAGTAACAAAACCAAAACTCCACAAAAGAATCTACACATGTTGCATTTaaggctaaagaaaaaaactttgtgaatATACACTACCCAAAATTCTTCAAGTGTCATAGTTTTAACTTCACCTGTTCTAATTCTGtaaaaatgagcaaacaaacaaaaaaacactccagTTAAGCACCTTTTACTATCCAATTATCAATCAATAATCCAAAAcaataatcaacagattagcTCCTCTCTGTATTTATGTTGAATCAGGCATTGTTGTGGCCATTCAAGTTAAATTTGGGAAATTGTAATTTCTATCCATTTAGTTTCTCTTTGTGCAGTTAAATTAGTTTAGAACCAAAATCCgtaattaatttttatctttggaattgtttagatcACTTTGGTAACTGTTAGACCCTCCTATTAAATTAAGTGATTACGAACAGGGTCCACCCATGGAGATTTTTAgaaactctttttatttatttatttattttatttttaccgcTTTTTGAGCTCGAAACGTAAGAGTAAGTGAACTTTCGTTTTCTGGGAAGCGGTTGGTGTACAATAACTTCAAAGTCTCTAAATCCGCTCTAGACagttcacaaataaaaaaaaaaaaaaaaagacaagcagattataaaaggtttctgtttaCGAATGAAAGCCAAGAGAAAGGGAAGCACGGGATTATTTATAGATACAATAGATTAGATTAGTTTAGTGTCCGAAGCATCAGCAGTCTAATTTCTTAAAGGCTCATAAATGCCGGGGGGGGGAACTTTAAGGAAACTTGTTATTCTATTGTGCCGAGACGGCAAGTCTATTCAGGGTggaaaactggaacaaaatatatttccttTAGAAACCAGTTCTAACCAGCACATAAGAGGAACTGGCGGCGCTGACGTACAGCTAGCAAAGGAGACAATTATCTGAGACTGAagattaataaaactaaaccagCTCAAAGGTCCTCAACGGGCACTGATGATAAAGAGTGCGAATATAACACTAAAACAGTTCTTACTCTACACAGCAGTGTGAGCAGCGCGGAGGGAAACCTCACGGCTTAGAAAGAGTCACTACGCAGGTGTTACGTCGACAAACGAGTGCCCTGTCGCGGGAGCGCGCATCTCTCTAAACTGTCGCACATTTATGAGAAAAACGGACTGAACTATATGACCGAAgaggaaacttttaaagatattcgtAACATTATCATGTTTCTATAAAACGGTTGGTTTTATGTTGCaagtgaatttaaataaatacggTATTGGCACCTGTACGGAGACATATATGAGTCGAATGTTTTAGTCTGTGTCTGATGAGCATGTTCTCCGCTCCGTTTGAAATTCCCCGCTTTTTCTTTTAACGCCATAATAGTTCAACGCATGAACGGAGAATATAGAGCTTGTATCATTGTGTACAATATTTTATATCATCCTTAAGTCTTTTAATAGGtggagattctttttttttttttttttttttttttggcaatacgATTTCTACGCTTGCCAATATCTGCACGGTCTATTTTCCctcattttatgaaataagaTTGGTATGAGTGTCATATCAAtaagacaatatttttaaaaaaataataaacagggCACGCAGGTTAAGAAAAGTGATAATGTTACGAATACCTTCAAAAGTTGCCTCTTCGCTCATGTTTCAGTCCGTTTTCTCAACAATATGCGACAGTTTGGAGCGATGCGCGCTCCCGCGACAGGGCATCCAGCCGTGAGTTTCTCggaataaaatctgtaatttgGAGCCACACTGAGGGTCAAAACTTGCTTGTCTCTTTACTGGGCGAACCTCCAAAGCAGGATTTGAACTCCCTTCAGAACCACTTCACAAAACTTTCGTTGCCACAAAAtattattcacaaaataaacatttataatgCATCACTCCACGCCCACAAGTGAAGATCCCTGCGCATATTCAGTCACAGGCACGGAGCCAGAGGTTAAAGTTCACACTAACCTGAGAAAAAGGAGCCTAACCAGCATTCAGCCTGTAGGGATGAAAACCCATCCGAGACCCGAGCGGACCTCCACTTCTTTAACCCGCCACAGAAAGTTCCGGTCGAGAGAACCACGGAGTTCTGGTAAGGGGCTGAAATCTACGTACTCAGACCTGTGGTTGATGAATTATGGCAAGCTGATTTAACATTAAATCCCTTTCACCACGTTCCAGATATCTGAGACCAGACGTCTTGGTAAAATTTGGGAACGctctaattatattttcacaagaCAAAGTACCAATTTTagatatttcaaattaaattctgaCGTCAGATTTGCTATTGAGTTGAATGGAAGCTTTAATTCAAGATATTTCGCCATttgaaacatatattttaacTAAAATTGTGATTAGgcataaagtaaataaatatatctcacttttattttggaCTAGTCATGATTCAAAGTCTTGAATGACACCGTAATTCAagatattttaaaggttttagatAGGGGATTATGGATTTGACTAATACTGCAGATAGCTTGAAAGCAAATagcaacaagacaaaactaaattaaagatATGCAGGCCTGTAattatgactagtcaaaatttaatttaatttttcgGAATATTTCATACTGCTCAAGTCTTTCTACTTTGTGGCATTTTCTGACAATTTTGACTTCGATAGCTACAGAGGAAACCTATTTTATGTTACAATGGCCTGCCATATAtgtgcaaagaaaaactaaaatatgttctGGTCTGCTGAGAGACCAGAGCATAGATATGTTTGAGTAGAAGCTGCATGTACTGCCGGGAGGCCGCCATCTTGGAAAGGTCGCCCACTTGACTCAGTGTAATCTGTTTGTCATGCGCATTAGCGCTTTTATTCAATAACTCGCTGAATACTGAAGTGATTTTCACGTCTATGATGCAAAACCTGTACATAACATGATGTATAGCGacacatatatttttaaaacatatttttaattgaattgtcACATGACTCATATTTATcgctcaatttttttcttgtgaaaccTTTATTGATTCCAGTCATAGTTACAAACATAACTACATAACATACTGTACTTGCAACTAGTTTGTTCGTTTTACTATTTctattattgtttcttttttattaaagctcCAGACAACTTTACTTCCTAATTTGCTGCTATTTTTAGCTAAAGTATGCTAATTTAACGTTTGCGCAGTTAGCTTAGAGCCACTCAGTGGATATACAGTGTGGTAATCCACCCATTCACTGCATGTGTGCAGTACTACGTATTTTGTGTAAGTTGAATCAcagataaaataagaaattttgattttttttattattgttatttttgagcATACTTTTACTTATGTGGTCAGACTGCTGCTGTCCCTAACAGAAATGTTGCTTTCCCAGAAAgtaagagaaaacaacaaaagtctgTTAAGATCTCAATCAATTTCTACTTCTTTACAACATGTGATGCTGGGTTTTGGCTTGCTTTTGTTCTGcctaaaatcaataattatttctttagtttttgatGCATTCAGGAGGGGGAAAAGACTGTTATCATACCAAGCAACTGAAGATGAGAGCACAGGGCCATGACTAACCGTCTCGCCatgaaggagagggagagaacaGTATTGCTAGGTAAGGTTTTAATTCAgtaagtgtttttctttatctgtgtATAAAACAGAGAGCAGTGAAGGTAGTGACCAAATCTCTTATTAGAGAAAGTCAGTGGATGGATGAACATTTCTGCTGTGTGCTTTATAACTAGGTTAGActgtcaaatgtgaaaaagcgacagaaattatttgatgatttttggcattttttaagtctttgtcCTCTTGGACAAAGTTTGGTGGAAGATGTAGTTTGCAGACAAATAAGCGACACAAGGGGGCGCCCTTGAGCGACAAAAACCACGAGCTTCAAAGGAATTGAAATGTTCTCAACTTTATAAACGAAAAAAAGTCCACTTTTATGAATAAACATTTACGTGACTCACTTACcgtattttctgtttatgttctTCACATTTTTAGAATCTCTTTATTTACATAGCGTGCTTTTTCAACAGAATGTCAACACACAACTACTAGAATAACCTAGTGAGTCATTCTAGTTACCCACATATTACCCACATATTCACTGTTTTGATTGGACGTACCAGAAACCTCACTTTTCCTGTTCTACCGTAACGCTAAGAAAAAGGCCTGACCAGATAATAGACTCACCTCCACCCTGTAaacttagttttaaaaaaaaggtggagTACATTTCCATCAAAACatctttttggggggatttctgagtatgaaaactcaaaaagtttgggattcatttcagacattttctttttaaagaaagctaaaaagaaaaccagaaaatgcCTGAGTTTAAGAAGTCAAAAATCTGCTAGAAGAAACatagaaattttgagattaaacgtgggcatttttcagaaaaaaaaacaaggacctttctgagcttgaaaagtccaaaatttgctagaaaaatccccaaaattttgagattaatgtttgagattaaaatgtctgagcttgaaaagtcaaaaaaattgagtcaaaatttctgagattaatctcaaacttttgaaagtttttctaagacatttctgtgtttgaaaagATGAATATGTGCCAGAGCTTCAcaattggaaaatgtttgatattccaaggtttttctagaaaatatcttaaattaatctcaaaatttctgattcttgtttttttacctaaatCTTGGACTTTTgcaactcagaaatttctttcTATGTTCATATTGCCCTGATACACTATCATATTTACACCAATCAAATGTGCTGTCCCACTTCGGAGGAGTAAATCTGTCTTCCTAATCCCGCAGCCTCTGACCTCAGTAAGGAGCTTTAGCTGCTCAGGTTTCCTCTGTGGACGATGTCAGCCGAAAACGAGGCTGATTCACCCGGCTAAGGAGGAGAGAGGGCAACTCAGCCAGACCTAAACATGTAACCAAAATGTAGGAGTTTCAATGGCTGCTGTATGAACGTCGCATTACAAACCACTCTGAAgtcactgttattttttttttaccaagtttGAGGCAATGATACCGTCTTCCTGGACTTGAAGGTTTCAGATGACTTCTGGTTGATTTCtggtaaagctaaaaaaaaaaagaagaagaaaaaagcacgCTACAGTTAAAgagcaaaatgaagaaatattttaaggaaATTGCATAATACAAGCGATGTCTGATGAAAggggaaaattatttttgacagccGCTTTGCTTTTTCCTCCATTAGCGAGTCTCTGTTTCTCAGGTTCTTCTTTCATTTACTGTTATGAGGCAAAGGTGtgaagaaggggaaaaaatactttttcctgTTGAAGTGCACAGGAGATGATACAGTAACACTGATCCCCTGAGACTGCAGGGAAAAACCAGATTCTGACAGAGAAGACGTTAATTttgatgagaaataaaaactttatttattacgaaaataaaatagagaggaacagacaaaaacatcttttgaaAGATCAACCACCCAGTTTGTTTAATAGCAGGCTGTTGCTTCAGGCAGGACTGCTTTGCATTTATCACATCCTGGTTTTTAGGAAATTTTTGATTGTTTGGACGAAGAACAAGATCACATAGGGAACCTTTACCTGAAATAAAGCTGCTGTTGTCGTACAGTACAATCTGAATTATGGCTGTAAAAAAAGTGATCTGACATTAGAATACAAAATtacaatgtaataaaaacatagtTATCTGCCGTTCCTGGTAAAACGTAAAATGTCCTTGGCAACTGAGCATGTTATAGTCAGATATTAGGAGCCGTGAGCTTTTCTCTCCAACACAACcaactttatttacagtaaacTGTGTGAACCGCAGCCTCAAACAACCTCTGACTTGTAGGCAGAGAAAGCTCCCAGGTCCAATTCATTCCTTTCATATAATATTCCCTAAAAAtgtgtgacataaaaaaaaatcatagattaaggaatttattattattaaaatattaaaggtaGAAAAACTAAAGgctgtgtttttaaacacattgACCTGACCACATGTTATCAATAAAGCAGTTTAAGGTGCTTCGCCTCATAAATATATAATACAATCACTAATAATAGTTCTCATATGACATCTCTGTTAGTCTCCTAAATCCTCCTTAGACAGAAaagaataatgtattttttgaccAAGCTATAAAACACTAAagattttcatttacttttgagCAGAGACTTAAACACAGAGGCACCGTAATGTGAAGCAATTTCACATAAATCATCTTTTCCGCAGACATTAGACTGTTGTAAGGTAGGATCACTTATTAAAAACgcccacattttttttttttttttgccatattgaACATAATCCCGGACAAGCCCCCACTTATGTCTATTTGGGGGAACTATGTattgtgaaacaaaaagtaGACGTTGCAGTTTGTCAAATGTGATgaccaaaatcatcaatacacatctaATACGTTGATCAGTGTTACTATCATCACAGGCAACTctgaacaggtgggtttttagacttgacttaaaggaactcagtgtttcatttGAGTTCAcagttttcttgaagtttgtcCCCTAAAaatacatgcagaaaaaaaataataattttttagtGGTTATGATTGGTTTACATTcctttcaatgaaaaaaaagactgaagaaCTTTCTATATTTCTTTCCCAAATTCCCTAAACTTGTAGCTGAAGCCATGAAGCACTAGCCCGCTGCCTCAGTTGCATTTCAAATCAGTCAGAAATAGACATGTTAAAATCCAGAGGGTGTCACTGCCCTACAGGAGACGAGCTACAAATAGCTCCCCCATTCTGGCTGTGCAAATGCCAAAAACTCAGGATAGTCTCTACAGCTTGAACTGCAACACTTTGAACACTAAAGTACACGCTGCAAAAGGCATGAATCAGAAATAGGTATAGTGATTTTA
Proteins encoded in this window:
- the LOC122830315 gene encoding uncharacterized protein LOC122830315 isoform X1 — its product is MLVRLLFLSMSSALSRHVIWQSEGLVAYLNPRPWTPGSVILESSSPGGAGGSIFHLSESECSAWLLGARTVAELLCDRLGVRRCALVSRPHRDRPAQIRVLPLHGLDAEWRPHLAGEEEHNAHDPGYCTSKTAPRWSDSSLTDVQNRIRARLPLPDAPPDLTFLGDDPAHAGLFSRIVRGEEKQWRVWEDESHVAFLTPFPNSPGFTVLVPRRPLTSDIFRLQRGDYEALASAARKVSLLLEEGLGAWGVGLIFEGFEIDYAHAKLIPLLSPSPSGEGNGAATPRSPHFHPTYPGYVTSEDGPEADPENLKELHAKITEA
- the LOC122830315 gene encoding uncharacterized protein LOC122830315 isoform X2, encoding MSSALSRHVIWQSEGLVAYLNPRPWTPGSVILESSSPGGAGGSIFHLSESECSAWLLGARTVAELLCDRLGVRRCALVSRPHRDRPAQIRVLPLHGLDAEWRPHLAGEEEHNAHDPGYCTSKTAPRWSDSSLTDVQNRIRARLPLPDAPPDLTFLGDDPAHAGLFSRIVRGEEKQWRVWEDESHVAFLTPFPNSPGFTVLVPRRPLTSDIFRLQRGDYEALASAARKVSLLLEEGLGAWGVGLIFEGFEIDYAHAKLIPLLSPSPSGEGNGAATPRSPHFHPTYPGYVTSEDGPEADPENLKELHAKITEA